Genomic segment of Microbacterium sp. M28:
CGCTGCCGGAGCAGCTGTGGGAACGCCTCGTGCGGATCGCGGACATCTGCCGCAGCCACGACGTGCCCCTGCCCGCGGCCGCGATCCAGTTCCCCTTGCAGGCGTCGGCCGTGCGCTCGGTCGTGGTGGGCGGCAGCCGGCCTGCGCAACTGCGGCAGAACGCCGAGTACGCCGCCCTCGCCATCCCTACTGGTCTCTGGGCGGAGCTCGCGGACGAAGGGCTCATTCCCGGAGGTCAGGATGCTTGAGGGAATCCACCCGCTGCTCACCGGTGAGCTGCTGCTGCATCTGGACCGGATGGGTCACTCCGATTCCGTCGTCGTCGCCGATGCGCATTTTCCGGCATGGGGGCTCGGGGATCGGGTCGTCGATCTGCCCGGTACCACGACCCCCGACGTCGTCGCGGCGATCCGGACAGTGCTGCCGCTGGATGACGCGCCAGGTCTGGACCTGATGGAGTCGGCGGATGCCGAGGTGCTGGACGTCCAGCGGGAGCTGATGACCGCCGCGGGCACCGTGGAGGCGACCACGCGCTTCGTCGAGCGCTTCGCGTACTACGACGTCGCGAAGGACGCGTATCTCATCGTCCGCACCGGCGAGATGCGGAAGTACGGCAACGCGTTGCTGCGCAAGGGCGTCGTGGGGCATTCCTCGAGCTGACGCCCGCTCACGCGCGGCCAGGATGCGATCGACGAGGTCCTCAGCGGAGCCCCTGTCGTCGCGTTGACGATGCCGCCCACGGGTCGGGTATGTCTGCGCCCTGGCGTCGCGGCGTGGACTCGAACGGGTTCCCAGTCAATCGATACTTGTCAGTCGATTATCGATTAGTTTAGGATGAGGCCATCCACCGCACCGCGCACCGTCGCGCGGTGCCCTTGAGTCTGGAGAGCGCGATGAAGCGAGCTGCGACGACATTGATCCTGACCGCCCTGGTGGCGACGGCCCTGCCGGCGCTCCACCCCGAACCGGCCTCTGCAGTCGACGAGCCGCCGGGTGACGTGATCTACGTCGCCACTGATGGTGACGACGAGGCGGTCGGCTCCGTCGACGCCCCGCTGGCGACGCTCGAAGCGGCACGCGACCTCATCCGCGAGCGCAAGCAGGCCG
This window contains:
- a CDS encoding RbsD/FucU family protein, translating into MLEGIHPLLTGELLLHLDRMGHSDSVVVADAHFPAWGLGDRVVDLPGTTTPDVVAAIRTVLPLDDAPGLDLMESADAEVLDVQRELMTAAGTVEATTRFVERFAYYDVAKDAYLIVRTGEMRKYGNALLRKGVVGHSSS